CATTTTCTgatcccctatcagctgactaacactaaccaatcagaagctagcatactttcggtaaatgcaagtgaataaTAGGGAGCAGCAGATACACATCAACTTAGCTATACTTGTACAAAAAAGTACCTAAATGtataaatgtgcaaataataattctagaaacataaatgtacaataaatatacattttaacaaattaacttaaatgcttGAACTTCAGGTTGTGGATCTTCCCAAAGCTTAATGCTTAACATCATGTGGTTAATCTCTGTTAAGCAATTAATTactatctccttatttgaaaacatgACTGAAAAGTATTGACAAACGTCCGAGTACGCTGTTCATTTCTtgtaagtttatgaggttttttttctctcgcaaatttaccaccgagttttttttctctgaatattacccccgtaaaaaaattatatgtatatgtgaccctaatacgccgtcgtattaTACAAATTGCCCATAAATCATACAAATGGCATGATTTTCTATAAGTACATCTTTATAAACTTGTACAGCACTTCAAAGCTGCTCTAATGATTCACACGCATTCAAACTGTTCAGACAAGCAACAAAGACGGATTGGAATTCCAAGCGTAATTAGCCGGCAGCAGCTTTTTGTGGATATGTTAATCCTGTACATCTGCCCTCACAAGAATTTACTAGGGTTTGCTCCAAAAAAAGCACGAGAAAAAccggtactaaaaaaaaacaaaaaaaaaccttgaacaTTTTATCAACACAGGTCCCTGTGACGGTGGCGTTTGTCCCCGGGTGCCACTTTTAGGAAGCGTCTCGGTGACACGGCTGCAAGCAAATCCAAGTGGACAGGCCGGGAAATGACTCCAAGAAATGATAGGTTATCGTTTAGCTGCAGAAAAaggacacacgcgcacacgcacggcaAAACCTCAAAGCCATCTCgtaagagaaggaaaaaaaaaaaaaaaaaaaaaaaaaaaaagacgccgtTGGTAATGGAGGCCGCTGGCGAGCCTGCAAATGACAGCATGGGAAAGTGAcgagaatatatatataagtgaACTAAATAAGAACAAAGGAGGAGGACAGGAAACCAAATGCTTCTCGACTTTACGCACTGTACGGACATTTTGTTAGCATTTGTGAACTATAACAACCTTGCTTAAGGCAAATTTCACAAGTGCATCTTTTCTTACCGGTTGCCCCTGAGGTGCTCGTGTTTGCCTCTCGACTGCGCCGTAACATTTTAGTGGCGCAATTAAGATCTCcgcgcttgttttttttttgtgcatttacaCTGGCGGGCATTCCCGACGAGCCAggtcaacaataacaaaaaaaaaaaaagaaaaacgtctcCGCTCAGTGGAGCCACTCGAACAGGCCAGCTGGAATTTATGTTGCCCCCCCCCTTCCCACTTTGAAAACATTGGGGAGTCGAGACGAGACGAGGCAGTGGCACCGGCGTTTGCTGCCACAGCTGTTTTTACTGTCACGGCCATAAAAGGGTACGGATGACTTGACAGCACAATGGCGGAGACAAGCAAGTGAGTGCGAGGGTAAAGGTCACGTTGGAGGTCACGCGTTGAAGTGGCGAAAGGCAAACTTCTCGGAGGTAAACGTTGTCACCTTCCAGTTTCATCTCACCTCCGTTGTTGCTTTTCAACCGTCTGCAGACACATTAACCCCATTAACAGGCCTGTCACATTAAGGCCTACGGGTGAGTAGCACACTTGGCAACACAAAAGATGTTTTTTCatctgtaataaataaaatcaattgtaAAACTATCgataaatcacaaaaattttaaaaaatatttcataatacaGTAGTTGTAAaagtatacaaataaaaaaaaaataaaagtaacatttaaaatgatagaatattaaaaataaaatgtaaatataaaaaaagatacaaaaatAGTAAGTTCATAATTTTAAATcgtatgaattaaaaaaaaaaatcaacaaatcaaaccaaaatgtatctaaaatattacacaaatcaATTAATAAAGTTACAAATAGAAATCTAActaaagtatataaaaaaacaatacagtaaaataatttaataactaTTACTTTTACCTTACTCTTGTAAAATTTATAATACTGTAAATTTTTCAGTtaaacattggggaaaaaaagtagtcAGAACTTGTCTTTTGGttttcccaaaaatatttgttttttattccacATGAAAATTTCACATTAGTCATATCAAACAAGGGTTCGTTTTATATAATAttctatatatttacatatcatACACTTACTTTTAGTTACACATGTACAAAAAGttgtttcagtaaaaaaaagaaaagaaaaaaaaaaagacttcaacTGTCGTCACACTGTTGTGCTTTGTCTCTTTCCAATCATCCAAATTGAATGCAGTCGTAGCTTATTGGTTGAATTTCATCTTGGAttccagcttttttttgttttgttttttggggggtctttTCTTTTGGGGCTGGGGGTGAGATGATGAGATTGAACAAATGGAGAAGACCAGCCTCCCCGCGAgatacaaaaacacacaaaaagtcaGTGTTTGCTTTCGGCACCAATCCATTTTGTCGCACAACTTACccctttcacacacacacaaacgcacccgCTTGCTCGCTCGTGGTATATACAGGAAACCTCCCGACGCGGTGTCATAAATTATCTTCACAGAATGTACAAAAGTTTTTCCCATGGCAGTGTGTCAGCGTGTGGAATTGTGTGGTTGTCATGACAGCAGTCCTTCAATGCtacattttgggggggaaaaaaactcacaaaaatgCGTTACGATAACACACAATTAGAACGCGATACTGGCGAGGAGGGGGCACAAGACGGAGGAGGTGACCAATCTTTGGCTCCGAGGGCAGTAGGTtcaatttcatatttcatagcGTTTGTCCCGATCGCTCGTCCTGTTCTATCGCTCCAACGCGAGTCCCGTCTATTCTTTGTCCTCCCGTCTCGCCCTGTGGCCGGCCACAGGGCTGAGCTCAGGCGCTCGGCGGTTTCGTCCTCGCAGACTGTCCCTTCATTGTggtcccacacacacaaaaaaaaaaaaagtgaaaaaaaaaaggcctgtgAGAGTTGCCTCAGTGCAGCAAGAGCAGAAGCAAGAACGGGACGAGCAACGACAGGATGGATCGCGACGTCGACGACGCCGAGTTGGTCCGTACGCTCTTCCGTACCTCGGGGAGGCCGACCACTGGGTCGTCAGCTGcaagacacaaaaacacaagcgCAATGTTAGCTTTTGTGTGAAATTGTTGAATAATTGCACTGACAAGTTGCTGCgtcaaggcaaaatggacgacttcctgttcaatttcgggcatgggtccttgagactttttcgcTCGTTAAGTTGTGTTAGACATGTCCGCCAAATTTCATGTAGATCGGTGAAACTGGTGTTGGGTTTTCATGGTGTAGCCtccaaaagataaaataaaacgtTGATGCCAAATAGTGAATTCAAATCAATATGGACGACTTCCTGTTAAATTTCGGGCATGGGTCATTGAGACTTTTTCGCTCGTCAAGTTGTATTAGACATGTCTGTCAAATTTCATGTACATCGTTAAAACTGGTGGGGGTTTGTTCATGGTGTAGCCTCCAAAATATAAAATCAAATTTGGATGCCAAATGGTTGATTCAAACCAATATGGAGGACGTGCTGTTTGATTTCAAGAATGCGCCCTATCATGATAGACATATCGACCCAATTTGATGCAACTGGTGCATTTTCATAGTGAAGCCTCCAAATGACAATCAAGCTTTAATGCCAAAATGGcttcttcaaaccaaaatggatgACCACCTGTTCAATTTCAGGCATGGGTCCTTGAGAGTTTTTCATGCACCCGGTCACGATAGACATATCCGCCCAATTTTGTGTCAATCGGTGAAACTTGTGTCTTTTTCATGGTGAAGCCTCCAGATAATCAAATTTTGAtgctaaaatggccgactttcTGTTCTGTTTTCTGGGAATTATCCCCCCCTGCACCAACTTTCCAGTTCATAGCATGTTATTTAGCTAGTATGCTAGCTAATACGATTGATGACCCTCATATGAATGTTTTTATGTGTTGAATAATTTGACTACTGCCAATTTATGCAACATGGGTTAGTAATTGCATAATGTTAGATGCATAGTGATCATTTCCTTTGTGAATGTTtttccgccatcttgtggcatttcaaTGTGGTTACAACCCCCTTGCGGATTTTCTCTCTTCTTGCAAGGGTTCGCTGATCGAGGGCGGGCCATCATACCTGCAGGCAGTCTGTTGGACGGGTTGTGAACCCCGCCCCCTGCTCCCACAGCATCCCCACCTGTGCCTCCTTTGGCCACCCTGGCCTCCTGCGAGCCTGAGATCAGAAGACGAGCggtttaaataaacaaacaaacaaaaaaaacaatcaaatatcCCGCCATTCGAGATGTCGGCCATTGAGCGATCGTGGGTGTTATTTCTCACCGTCGGCCGCGACGACGTCCACCCTTAGTCGCAGGCACTCTTCTCCGTGGTGGTGTAAAGGTTTTGCTGCAGGGACGAGGACGGgggtgaaaacacacacacatgtgttAGCATCCAAACTAATGCACTTATCCTCTTCTGGCCTTTTAATCCATCCGATGCATGTGCGCACACCCcgcacagacacacaaagcTTTAGGCGGCCATCTGTGACGAGGCGGAGAGCGCCTTGCCCTGCCGCTTATCTAATTACAGCCGCGGTCAGGGTGAAAACCCGACTCCGTGCGTGCGGTTACACTCGGGCGAGCCGACACCCCACTTTCGGGCTTAACGTATCAACGACAAGTGGTATGTTTGGACTGTGCAGATCGAGTACAGTGAAGCTTACAAAAACAGGAGACTGTTTGAGGTTTGGAAGGGGCCCCAGTTAAAGGACAGACCTCAATTCGATTGGAAATGTGTGGGGTGTCCTGGAGGGGGCTGCGCCCTTGCACCCTGACAGATTTGGAGCACTCTTGCAATGAAGAGACACAACCCGGGTGACAatgatatacaaaaaaaaaaaaaaaacctaagccAATCGTACATTTTTCTCTATAACTTGTGGTTGTTTTCGATTTGATTTGACGTTTTTCGGAAAAttatgtcatgtctggggtcacgccagggttaagtttgagttcatgacctgttaagttgggttcatgaccgtgaggtcaagtgtctgttatgtactgatgtaacaagtgtctgttttgaactgatctaactagcatctagtttcaactggttttaggctatgtgatgttatgtgatgtcaagggctatgtgatgtcaagaatctttagtCCCATTACCTGGTTAACAGGCAATCGGATAATTCTATGTCAGTCCcattacccacatgtctagccacaaccaatcagatcgattccttgtctatataagccttctgagaagtgtgtgtctttatcggattattacttctgttaccactgtccctctgtgcaactctctttgtttctcatctagtcaagtttgttccatgcctctcgatgtgaatagttaaaatcttatttgtgtctgaaaataaaattatattttatatatttatatgtattttttttaaataaaattatatttaaaaatatatatttttatttatttattttggtcataaaaatattttaatggttgtttttttctcacttaaatggtattgtattttttttgtttatttttgtttttctccttcacatatttgcgtttaattttaaacatcatAGTTTCAGAATTGTAGTTAAAAATAACttatgaaatgttattgaaatgttatgaaatgaaatgtgatgaaattatgtgcatttgtttaattttattaaaactTATATTTTAACAGATAATTTTTTCAgtcatgcaataaaaaaaaaaaagtagtttatcccttaacatgtttattattattatttgtaagcAATTTGTTGAATTGTACATTACAATTTCTCAATacttgatgaaaaatgtttcaaaaattatattgtagcgattttaaagtcagaatttttaaCAGAATTGTCTTTTACACATCATTTCACTTACATATATAATAGTAGCTTTCTCCTTGTCGGAACTCCTTCCCGAGAGTGAAAGGCGTGAAGCGCTGGAACTTCTCGGAGAACTTCTCGGGCCCGTGCGGCGCGAACGGGTGGCCGCACTCCCAACGCATCTGGTCGTACGACTGCGGCTTGCAGTTCTCGTAGTCCTCGCGCTCCACCATGTAGAGCACGTAGCGCTCGGCGTCCAGCAGAGGCACCTCGCCCTGCGGGTAGTGCGGGC
This portion of the Festucalex cinctus isolate MCC-2025b chromosome 19, RoL_Fcin_1.0, whole genome shotgun sequence genome encodes:
- the efna1a gene encoding ephrin-A1a — its product is MDLLWIVGLLVCVCASLASSERHSVFWNGTNQKFLWDDYAVEVRLNDYLDIVCPHYPQGEVPLLDAERYVLYMVEREDYENCKPQSYDQMRWECGHPFAPHGPEKFSEKFQRFTPFTLGKEFRQGESYYYISKPLHHHGEECLRLRVDVVAADGSQEARVAKGGTGGDAVGAGGGVHNPSNRLPAADDPVVGLPEVRKSVRTNSASSTSRSILSLLVPFLLLLLLH